The Chlorocebus sabaeus isolate Y175 chromosome 20, mChlSab1.0.hap1, whole genome shotgun sequence genomic sequence CCATAGATGGCATATTTAACAGGGCACCGGGACCCAAGAACCAGGGAGGGAAAACAGCCAGAAGGATGCTCCCCTGTCTTGTCCTCCACCCTGGGTCATATGGAAAGGAAGGAGACTAAAAGAACTCTCACATCTTTTTCCAGATGGGTAACAGGTTATCTTCAGCTTGCACCCCTCTGGAGTGCACTCTGAGACACTGAAACTTCTTTAACCTCAGGACTTCAAGAAGAAAAgcaactcattttcttttgcacaaGTGCATGGCATTTTTACTAAACCTTTGCAAACACTGTAAGACAAACCCAACTCTTTTAACAATCATATCAGGCGGGCCCAAAAAAGAATAGTTCCCCCAAATTAGAGAAGTAACCTCCAGGGAAACTGTCTGAGGATTCCCATTACTTGGGGCCCCCTCAAATTCCCTTCTCATTATAGGACCTTAGGCAAATGAACAGAGACAGGCCAAATTTCTAATGACCCTGATAGGTATATAGAGGCTTTCCAAAATTTAACTCAGGTATTTCACCTCACAGGGAGGGATGTTATGCTGCTCCTAAACCCGACCCTCACAGCAGCGAAAAAGCAGGCAGCTCTGCACGCAGCAGAGAATCTTGGAGATGATCAATATATCTGTTATAATACagcaaaagggaagaaagcagatAGGGAAAGTGAAGAAATAGCAACAACTCCATTTCCAATTGGGAGAGAGGCAATTCTGGTTAACAACCCTAATTGGAACCCCAATAACTCAGAAGATAAATGGAAAAGGAAGCGCTTTTTAATATGCATGTTAGAAGGTCTATGGAAAACCAGGACCAACCCTCTCAATTACTCTAAACTGTCTATAATAGACCAGAAGTCAGATATGAATTCTGTAGCCTTTATGGAAAGACTGAGAGAGGCTGTACTAGAACCCACCTCCTTATCCCCTAATTCAGTTGAGGGGCAGCTCACCCTGAAGGACAACTTTATTACACAGGTAGCTCCCAATATTAGAAGGAAAGTACAGAAGCAAGCTATAGGACCAGATAGCACCTTAGGGAGCCTCCTGAAGGTGGCCACTTCGGTCTTTTGTAATAGGGACTGGGGGAGgcccaaaagaaagaaagcaagctcaGGAGAAGGACAGAGGCTCTAGCAACAGCTTTGCAGGCTTGCAAAGTCCAGGATCCCCGAGGTGCATCCACTAGTTGCTATCGGTGTGGCAGGGCAGGGCATTTTAAGAAGGAATGCCCAGGCAGCAAGACGAAGCCAGCTGGACCCTGTCCAGCCTGTGGCGGAGATCACTGGAGATGGaactgcccccagaggtggaggccaCTGGGTTCAGGACCACTCTCACAGATGGTCCAGCAGGACTGATGGGTCCTGGGGCTCAAACGCCAACTCCAGTGGCTCAAACTGCCATTACAGCACAGGAGCCCCGGGTGATTCTGGAAAttaaaggaaggaaagcagaCCTCCTTCTAAACACTAGAGCcagtctcctttctctcctctaaaTCCAGGCCTCCCCTCTTCCCATAGAACGACCGGAAGGGGCATCTCAGGAAAAACTCTATTCCAATGTTTTTCTTAACCTTAGCTGCAGTTAGAAGAACCTATTGTGTACACGTGCTTCCAAACCATTGTCATAATTGCTCTACGAGTGAAAAAAAAGCCTCCAAGTTGACCCTAGGAAATAGTTTAACTGTTTACACGCCACACGATGAGGCAGAATCACTGTCCTCTAGGGGGAGCGCTTAGCTAACAAACAGCCAGTAAAGCAAGAAGTACATAAGGCAGGATAAGCAGTAGTCGCTCTAAATAACGTCTCTCCCCAGGCACGAACACTTAATTAACTGAGCTAATAGCTCTTACAAGAGCACTTGAATTAAGCAAGGAAAGGCAACTAACATTTATACCTACTCCAGGTATGCTTTCTTAGCTCTCCATGCTCATGCTGCCATTTAAAACGAAGACCACCAATGGATCTCCTATAAAATATCACCACAAAACTAGCAGGTTATTATCCTCAGTTTTCCTTCCACGAGAAATAGGAGGGTTGCATTGTAGGGAACATCAAAAGGGAACAAATAAAGTAGCCGAAGAAAATAGGTTAGTTGATGAGGCAGCTAAGTCAAAGGCAAGGAAGCCTCAGGGCATCAACATACTTCAGGCCCCTTCTAATTTAGGAAGGCTTCATAAGAGAAATTAAGCCCCAGTATTCCCCCACAGAAATAGGCCACTTCTCAAGGGCATACTTTTTGGTTCTCAGGATGGTTACAGTCAGGATGGCAAACTCTATTTGCCAGCCTCCAGCCAACGGAAAATCCTTAAAATCCTTTGCCAAGCTTTTCACTTGGGAAAGGACAAAAACTTATCAATGTGCTCAGAGACTGTTTCAGGCAGGAAACCTCTCAATTGGTTAAGCATGTAAACTCTCTAGCTCACTTCCAATAGAAATTAACACAATCAGCAAGAACCAAATCCCAGGAAATAGAACCACCTTTATTTAACCCAGGAAATTTGGTATTGGTGAAAactctcagctctgcctccttcCCTATGTCAAGCTGGAAAAGGCCGTACACTGTTCTTCTTTCAACCCCCTCAGCAGTAAAACGTACAGGAATCAACTCCTGGATACATCACACTCAAGTTAAAGCCTGAAGAGCTGAGGGAGCAACCCCTGACAGCTCAGAGGAGTGTCATAAATATCAGTGTGAAGAAATAGAGAATCATAAGCTGAAAATCATAAAAGATAAGTAACTGAGTGAGGGCTACTCATCTTACTCAGTCCCTCTCCTACCTCACCAgatgctttttattatttctaacctTTCCTCTCAAAGTTCATTACCAGATACTAAAACTTCTTTTTAGTGCATATTTGCAGGGAGATTTTAATTATTCATAGAATCACACTTGTAACTTTTTACATCCCCAGAGGGAAATGTTATGTCTTGGCAAGTAAAGTTTTCAATGGAAATTATTTACTATGCCACTCTTGTGGGAATTGTTATAGTTATGCTACTTTTTGCAAAAGAACTATATACTGCAGCAACCACAATGTGGAATTCTGGttgtaaaattctaatttttgtaatttttccctAATTATTATCCTTatcctgcacatcctgcacatatacctcggaacttaaaaaaaattattttaaaaacccatcagaacaatatttaaaatatttaagaatatggGAAGTAGTAAATAGAGGTTCAAATGGTATAAGATCCTTGCATTTTCAGGGAAGTGCTTAATGTAATTGCATATGTTAGATTCTAATAAATAAAGACTGCATGTTGTAATTTCTAGCATACCCATAAAAAACTAAACTTATGatctaaaagagaaaaagtaataatataaaatgatCCCGCAATTAATAAAAGAAGGGATAAAAATTggttaaatagaaaacaaatagttaCATGGCCTGTTTAAATCCAGATATTCTAgtgattacattaaatataagtgGTTTAAATGCTCTAACTAAAGCACAAAGATTTTCAGACTACattaataaaatctaaatatatgCTGCATATGAGACATAAAccttggctgagcacagtggctcacgcctgtaatcctagcactttgggtaggcaaattgcttgagctcaggaattcgaaaccagcctgggcaaaatggtgaaaccctgcctctacaaaagaaatacaaaatttagccaggtgtggtggcacacgcctgtagtcccagctgcttgagggggctgaggcaggaggatcacttgaacccgggaggttgagtctgcagtgagccgagatggtgccaccacactgcagcctgggtgataaagtgagaccctgtctcaaaacaaaacaaaaaaaaaagaaaaagaaaaagaaaaagaaaaaaagacataaacctCAAATGTaaggacacagaaacagaaaaaaaaagagtatagaaTAATATACTATCAAAATACTAACTAAAGGAAAGCAGAGGTTATCATACTAGTATCTGATAGAGTAGATCTTGAGACTAGAAGCATTATTAGAGAAAAAGAAGGTGATTTTATCAAGATAATAATGATAAATCAGAAATATATTCCAATTGTAAATGGGTATTGCCATAGGTAGATTTATGGTCCCTCAAAGTTATCTATGTCCTAAGTCCCCAAAAACCCATGCAAAAGGGATACTCAGTGGTGTGCTGTGTTGTTTGATAAACTGTGCATAGTATGCAGTACCCAAGCATGTTCAGTACTTGCTCAGATGTCCTGCTCTGTCTTCTTACAGAAATGTACTTCCTTTCACTTTTACTTTTCTTCACATCTGAAGCTGCTCCATTAGAAATGAAGCAAGATAGACAGATGTTTTGTTGATTGTATTAGTTCTAACTCCAAACATTAAAATGCAGATATATAGTCAATAATATACTCTCTACCTAGGATTTATGTAGCACATTCATTTAAGAGGTACAAATTAGCATTTCTGAATGATGACCATGCCATATGTCCATAGTAGAAGCAGCCATAACCAAAGTCTATGTCTCAGACAATGAGATGTCTCATAGTGGACTCTGGTCATGTAAATCCCAGGACTAACCTGTGAACTGATGAAGCTCTTGGTTAAACTTAGAAAAGATTTGGCCTTGAGAGCTGAATTTGAAAACCAGGTCGTTGTGATGTAGAAAATTGCTCATCCGCTGGTagattttgccaaggttgaacACTGCTCTCAGGTATGCGCCCAGGGTACTGGAATAGGGAAGATGGAACATGTTAGTGGGTGACACAGTTATTGGTGAACAAGTACCTTCCTTTTGTCACTGACCTGTCCAACTGGATGCTTCCCTGGTGGCTGAAGACACACTTCACGATGCTGTCCACAGTCATCAGGGAGACATGTTGAAAGAGCTCCAGACATGAGTTTTGGGCAACGTGTTCCTCCCATTTGTTGTGGGGCAGGAGATGAATATCATGATCATACACATGCCCCTCTTTTCCCAATTTCTAAGTTATTTTATGTCCCTTTTAGAGCTTGTTGGGGTTTGAAAATACAAAGTGTACACAATGAATTTGCCGTATTATGCCaaccatataaaataaaacaccttgTCGGTACTGAAAATGAATATTGTGCCTTAGATGCTATTTGTGACTTTGTAAGGGTGgggaaatagttttttttcttctctttttcctaagTTGCAGTACTAcaatttatataacttttataatgGAAAAACTAAGCTGACAAAACatggaataaaaaataagaattcaaaAACATCCTTAGAGAGCATAAATAAACAGAGGTTTTTGATTCTAGGAAAAGATCCCTGAAATATTTAATACTTGAcaagttttttttccccagatccAGTGATAATTTAGAGACGAATTAGatggcggggcgtggtggctcacgcctgtaatcccagcactttaggaggtggagacgggcggatcacgacgtcaggaaatcgagactatcATGGTTAattcggtgaaaccccgtctctaccaaaaatacaaaaaaattagccaggcgtagtggtgggcgcctgtagtcccagctatttgagaggttgaggcaggagaatggtgtgaacccaggaggcggagctggcagtgagcctagagcacgccacttcactccagcctgggtgacagagcaagacttcgtctcaaaaaaaaaaaaaaaaaaaaaaaaagagacatgttAGAGATAGTTCTTGTTCTCAAAGATTTTGCAGTTAAGAGTCAAGACCAAAAATCCTCACCTATAGAGTAGGATCCAGATGTGTTTACACCCTTGGACATACCTGCCAATATCCCAGAGAATTTCACTTTGTCAAAAGCCAAATGTTTATGGAAATGAAGTTCTCCATTTCAGTATAAATGTTTATGCACTGTTAAGCTGTTATTAACTCTGTAATgtgaattaattaaataattcaatttgaaagcttttttccaaacACTTTACTAAAATCAGATATTCTGAAAGATTGTAATTGTCATGGAGCCAAGAAGAGTAGAGAAAGAGCAAGAGGTCGGTGATAATGGGGGTGGTGTCTGTTTGGATGTTGGTACGGGCATTGCAAGGAGAGGCACTGGTTGGAGCGGGCTGAAGGGGGCATCGTCAGGAAGAAGCCTTAGACTCGAAGAGAGGTGCATCAGTTCAGGGTGTGCTCTTCCAACTCAAGGAGGCTTGAGTTTGAACCCAGCTCTTCCTCTAATCTGCCTTatgatcttgtatttttagtagagatggggtttggccaggctgaccatgctggtcttgaactcctgggctcgagccatccacccaccttggcctcccaaagtgctgacattataggcataagccactgcacccggcctgcctTGTGACCTTGAACAGACTGCTTAATCTCTGCATCTCAATATCCTTACtaacaaaatggagataatacagCAAAATTGTAAGAGTGTAGTAGTATAAGAGGATATAATAAGCCTGACACATAGTCAGTGCTTAAAAAGTATTGGCAGTCACTGTATTTATatgttttgctttgatttttattttggagtGGGACATGGGCATGGTGACGAGGGTCATAAAGGATAACAGCATGGCACGCTGGAAAGCATGGGGCAAGTATGAATCCAAGGTGACGTGTTTAGGTGAACCCATATCTCTGAACTCCTGCATCATTAATAAGTCTTTGTGACTATGATTGGGATCCTGTGTGTAGAATTGCTTTACTCAGTGCCTGGGATCCTAGAAACTTAGTCTTTGAGTTGTCACAATCACCTCATTCAGGACCCCTGAAACAGACCTTAGCTGTGCTCAAAACCACCTGGCATGTCTGTGCCATGCAAACTCCAAGAAGGCAGGTGTGGAGACATACAACTGTGTCTTCTCTATGGGTTCTAGATAGTCTTGTGAAATCTCCGCACCCTCTTCTGTCTTAGCCAAAGCTAAAGCTCCCCTTTCTCCTTGACCACAAGGCAGTCTTTTCTCTGACCCTCCGTCTCTAGAAATCCTGCCCATTCTCCAAGACTAAGCTCCTGTCACCTTTCTTAGGAAGTCTTTCCTGACTTGACCTCCTGAACGTGATACACTTCTGTATGTTGGGATGGCTACTCCTATTGTTGTCTTTGCTCTTCTGCCTTGTGTTCTCCAAATGTAGTGAGTCTACTGGactcacccactcattcattcaactacTTCTCATTGAGCACCTACCCTGAGTCCACCCCTGTGAGAAGTGTTGGGTATACAAGACTGGGTCCTTGCCCTGATGATGATGGTCATGGTCTGAACATCAAATAACCCCACATAAACTGCTGTGAACATGGTTCAGAGGGAACTCAGAGTCTCTCTCGCCATATGGCTGGCAGCACCTCACTTCAGAGGCCAGGAAGGAATGCTGTCTTCTCCTCTTACCAGCATCACCCATAGACTCTCAGACATCATGGTGATGAATATTTTCAGAATGCTGATGTTGAAGCCAGGTTTCACAATCTGGTGGTGCTTTTTCCATTTAGAACCATCCAGGGTCACAAGTCCTTGACCTTATGAAATGAGAGGGGCAAATGTTTCT encodes the following:
- the LOC140709316 gene encoding LOW QUALITY PROTEIN: cytochrome P450 4Z1-like (The sequence of the model RefSeq protein was modified relative to this genomic sequence to represent the inferred CDS: inserted 1 base in 1 codon), translated to MEPFYLQELMAHPFLLLFLFCMSLLLFQVIRLYRRRRWMIRALHLVPAXWFYGHREFYPVQEFEVYHELMEKYPCAAPLWVGPFTMFFSVHDPNYAKILLKRQDPKSTIIHKILESWVDMCQGLVTLDGSKWKKHHQIVKPGFNISILKIFITMMSESLWVMLNKWEEHVAQNSCLELFQHVSLMTVDSIVKCVFSHQGSIQLDSTLGAYLRAVFNLGKIYQRMSNFLHHNDLVFKFSSQGQIFSKFNQELHQFTVKSLAKDFKDFPLAGGWQIEFAILTVTILRTKKYALEKWPISVGEYWGLISLMKPS